One Glycine max cultivar Williams 82 chromosome 6, Glycine_max_v4.0, whole genome shotgun sequence DNA segment encodes these proteins:
- the LOC100779237 gene encoding oleosin Ara h 15.0101 encodes MATISTDQPRGSYSYGTSYGAPYGTTYETNSSINNPPSRQTVKFITAATIGITLLLLSGLTLTGTVIGLIIATPLLVIFSPILVPAAFVLFLVASGFLFSGGCGVAAIAALSWIYNYVSGNQPAGSDTLDYAKGYLTDKARDVKERAKDYGSYAQGRINEATQGTY; translated from the coding sequence ATGGCAACCATTTCTACTGATCAACCAAGAGGATCCTACTCCTATGGAACCTCCTATGGAGCACCCTATGGAACCACCTATGAGACCAACAGCAGCATTAACAACCCTCCTTCACGCCAAACCGTGAAGTTCATAACTGCTGCAACTATTGGCATCACACTCTTACTCCTGTCTGGGTTGACCCTCACAGGCACTGTCATAGGTTTGATCATTGCAACCCCTCTTCTTGTTATCTTCAGCCCCATCCTTGTCCCTGCTGCGTTTGTGCTGTTCCTGGTTGCTTCTGGCTTTTTGTTCTCTGGGGGCTGTGGTGTGGCTGCCATTGCTGCTTTATCTTGGATTTACAACTACGTTTCTGGGAACCAGCCTGCGGGTTCTGACACCCTTGACTATGCAAAAGGGTACCTTACTGATAAGGCAAGGGATGTGAAGGAGAGGGCAAAGGATTATGGAAGTTATGCTCAGGGTAGAATTAATGAGGCCACACAAGGAACTTATTAG